In the Paenibacillus sp. FSL R7-0337 genome, AGCTGGCGGCCGTTCTGACCCCGCACAGTGGCAACGAGCAGGGAGACCCCCGGCAGGGCGAGCTGATCCGGTGTCAGCCGGGCCAGCCTCCTGCATCCGCGAAGTGTAATCCGCTGCTCCCCATACTCCCTCAGGAACTCAAGCAATCCGTTTCGCCTGGATTCCCACTGTACGGGATTGCTGTCATAGAGTGAGGATATCTGCATGGTGTCACTTCCTTTGACGGGTAATGGATTATTTGGATTGGCGGGACAGATGATTGCCATATTGAAAAATACGTTCGAGTGACAGCTTGCGGATCGCCGGCTCGTCGAATTTCATCGGGCGGGAATTGGCTTCAAAGAACCATACTCCGCCTTCTTCATCGACCCCGAGATCCATCGACATCTCGCCCAGCATGCTGGAAGAAGCCCGCTCAATCTGCCGGGCAACCAGCAGCGCCGTGGTAGAGACATTCTTCAGGATAGCTTCCGCCTGCTCTGGCCCGAAGGTTCCCTCCAGCATGCTGGAGGGGTCTTCAATGCTGCCGCCGCGCGGCACATGGGTGGTGATGCTGCGGGCCCCGGCCAGCCGTGCACCGATGCCGGTTACCGCCCAGGCGCCCCGGCCGTTCTTCTGCAGCAGCACCCGCAGATCGAAGGGGCGGCCGTGGTGTCCGGCAAGCACGATGGCTTGCTGGACAATGTAGCGGGCGGTCCCTTTTTCCCGGCCGATCCGGGCCCAGAGCCGTTCTACGGATGCGGCCTTGTAGGTCGTGTTTCTTTTGCCGCTCTGAATCTGCAGCCGGTAGGGAAGCAGAGTGTCCGGGCGGTATCTCAGCCGCATGATCCCTTTGCCCGCCTTGCCCTTCTCCGGCTTGAGATAGAGGCTCTCATGATTCTTCAGCATCGCGGTAAGGGTCGCTGCGCTGCGCAGGCGGCGGGTTTTTGGCACATGCCTTGAGGTGGCCTTGGATTCCTTGAGCCACTCGAAGAGATTCCATTTATTGAAGAAGCTCGGATTGTACAGCGAGATTTCGGGATGCTCCAGACACTCGGCAATTTTGTGCACGACCTGTGTCTTCTCCTCTTCCTCGCGGTTAGGAATACGGTTATAGATGACCTGGGGCAGCGGAACCGGAATGGCATACCAGAGCTTCCCGCTGGCGGACGGCACGTAGCCGGTCACAATCTGTTCATTCAGCTTCAGGTCTCGGACCGTGATGACATAGACGA is a window encoding:
- a CDS encoding YheC/YheD family protein, with the protein product MNSRIPDPSKPVIAILTTSDRLQQFRGNRSNFRDIIRTGREMGYLVYVITVRDLKLNEQIVTGYVPSASGKLWYAIPVPLPQVIYNRIPNREEEEKTQVVHKIAECLEHPEISLYNPSFFNKWNLFEWLKESKATSRHVPKTRRLRSAATLTAMLKNHESLYLKPEKGKAGKGIMRLRYRPDTLLPYRLQIQSGKRNTTYKAASVERLWARIGREKGTARYIVQQAIVLAGHHGRPFDLRVLLQKNGRGAWAVTGIGARLAGARSITTHVPRGGSIEDPSSMLEGTFGPEQAEAILKNVSTTALLVARQIERASSSMLGEMSMDLGVDEEGGVWFFEANSRPMKFDEPAIRKLSLERIFQYGNHLSRQSK